The Lentisphaerota bacterium genome has a window encoding:
- a CDS encoding Gfo/Idh/MocA family oxidoreductase, whose protein sequence is MKKLRVGVVGCGKISGIYFKNIPHFDALELSACADLNRERADAAAKEYKIPRVLDTEALLSDKDIDVVLNLTVPQAHVSVNLKAIENGKHVFVEKPFALSLAEGQKVLDLAKQKGVLVGCAPDTVLGGGYQTVRRELDAGAIGRPTSAMAFMLCHGHESWHPDPEFYYLKGGGPMLDMGPYYITALVTSLGPVRRVSAETGLALAERTITSQPKSGKKIPVEVPTHQTGTLLFDGGIIATVVMSFDIWAHHLPRIEIHGTTGSLSCPDPNTFGGKVEVYSGEKNASWREMTNLRRFNENSRGLGLADLAQAVQEGRAPRASGELALHVLEVMLAFDKSSKEGKHVNIGTRIERPAPRTDAAIASTLP, encoded by the coding sequence ATGAAAAAACTGCGCGTGGGCGTGGTGGGATGTGGAAAGATCAGCGGGATCTATTTCAAGAACATCCCCCATTTTGACGCTTTGGAACTCTCCGCCTGTGCCGATTTGAACCGCGAGCGGGCCGATGCTGCGGCGAAGGAATACAAGATTCCCCGCGTGCTCGACACAGAAGCGCTTCTTTCGGACAAGGATATCGACGTCGTGCTCAACCTGACCGTGCCCCAGGCGCATGTGTCGGTGAACCTCAAAGCCATTGAGAACGGCAAGCACGTCTTCGTCGAGAAACCGTTCGCCCTTTCTCTGGCCGAGGGGCAGAAAGTGCTTGATTTGGCCAAACAGAAGGGTGTGCTGGTGGGCTGTGCCCCCGACACCGTTCTCGGTGGCGGCTACCAGACGGTGCGTCGCGAACTGGATGCGGGCGCCATCGGCCGGCCGACATCCGCCATGGCGTTCATGCTCTGCCATGGCCACGAGTCGTGGCACCCCGACCCCGAATTCTACTATCTGAAGGGTGGTGGCCCCATGCTTGACATGGGCCCTTATTACATCACGGCGCTTGTCACCAGCCTCGGCCCCGTGCGCCGCGTCAGTGCCGAGACCGGGTTGGCGCTCGCCGAGCGCACCATCACCAGTCAGCCCAAGTCCGGAAAGAAGATACCGGTGGAAGTGCCCACCCATCAGACCGGCACGCTTCTGTTCGACGGCGGCATCATCGCCACCGTTGTCATGAGTTTCGACATCTGGGCTCACCATCTGCCGCGCATCGAGATTCACGGCACCACGGGCAGCCTCTCCTGCCCCGATCCGAACACCTTCGGCGGCAAGGTGGAAGTGTACAGTGGCGAGAAAAATGCGTCGTGGAGGGAAATGACCAACCTGAGGCGCTTCAACGAGAACAGCCGCGGCCTCGGCCTGGCCGATCTCGCACAAGCCGTGCAGGAAGGCCGTGCTCCCCGCGCTTCCGGTGAACTGGCCCTGCATGTGCTCGAAGTCATGCTCGCCTTTGACAAGTCCTCCAAAGAGGGCAAGCACGTGAACATCGGCACCCGGATCGAGCGGCCGGCGCCTCGAACCGATGCCGCCATCGCATCGACCCTTCCCTAA